One Actinopolymorpha sp. NPDC004070 genomic window carries:
- the gap gene encoding type I glyceraldehyde-3-phosphate dehydrogenase: MTVRIGINGFGRIGRSYLRAALRSEVDVEIVAINDIADAATLASLLEWDSLAGHLDGVKTDEDAIVVDGARIRVTSEREPADIPWGEEQVDVVVESTGRFTDSAGARRHLTAGARKVLISAPADGEVPAVVLGVNDDALDVSGDVFSNGSCTTNCLAPMAKVLHEAFGIESGLMTTIHAYTSDQRLHDAPHSDLRRARAAGLSTIPTSSGAARTIGRIIPELDGKLTGLALRVPVPVGSITDLTARLTRTATVDEVNEAFRAAAATPGLSPYLAYSEAPLVSADIVGNPHSAIFDAPLTQVVGDQVKIFAWYDNEWGFANRLLELSERIGA, from the coding sequence ATGACCGTTCGGATCGGAATCAACGGCTTCGGCCGCATCGGCCGCAGCTACCTGCGGGCCGCCCTGCGCAGCGAGGTGGATGTCGAGATCGTCGCGATCAACGACATCGCCGACGCCGCCACTCTCGCCTCACTTCTGGAGTGGGACTCGCTGGCCGGGCACCTCGACGGCGTGAAGACCGACGAGGACGCGATTGTCGTCGACGGCGCGCGCATCCGCGTCACCTCAGAACGCGAGCCGGCCGACATCCCCTGGGGTGAGGAGCAGGTCGACGTCGTCGTCGAGTCCACTGGCCGGTTCACCGACTCGGCCGGCGCCCGCCGGCACCTGACCGCGGGAGCGCGCAAGGTCCTCATCTCCGCCCCGGCCGACGGCGAGGTTCCGGCGGTCGTGCTCGGAGTCAACGACGACGCGCTCGACGTGTCGGGGGACGTGTTCTCGAACGGTTCCTGCACCACCAACTGCCTGGCCCCGATGGCGAAGGTGCTGCACGAGGCGTTCGGCATCGAGTCCGGGCTCATGACGACCATCCACGCCTACACCAGCGACCAGCGCCTCCACGACGCCCCGCACAGCGATCTCCGGCGCGCCCGCGCGGCCGGCCTGTCCACCATCCCGACCTCCTCCGGCGCCGCGCGCACGATCGGCCGGATCATCCCCGAACTCGACGGCAAGCTCACCGGCCTCGCGCTACGGGTGCCCGTGCCCGTCGGCTCCATCACCGACCTCACCGCCAGGCTCACGCGGACCGCGACCGTGGACGAGGTCAACGAGGCCTTCCGCGCGGCGGCGGCGACCCCCGGACTGTCGCCCTACCTTGCCTACTCGGAGGCGCCGCTCGTTTCCGCCGACATCGTGGGCAACCCCCACTCGGCGATCTTCGACGCACCCCTCACCCAGGTCGTCGGCGACCAGGTCAAGATCTTCGCGTGGTACGACAACGAGTGGGGATTCGCGAACCGGCTCCTGGAGCTCTCCGAGCGCATCGGCGCCTAA
- a CDS encoding TetR/AcrR family transcriptional regulator, which produces MSSRDQLTSAMADLLWERGYAATSPRDVMARAGVGQGSMYHHFSGKHALAVEVLSAVTGEMAGESSVLEGEGSPLERIKSYLSRPRPGTRGCRVGRMTQDPQVVADPELLAIVADAFDTMLGRWEQAIAAAVTAGELPADTVPAELARTLAAVLQGGYVLARAKGEQGPMDAAVRGAVRLLDAAHAAAVAADADADEPGDSGH; this is translated from the coding sequence ATGAGCTCACGTGACCAGTTGACGAGCGCGATGGCGGACCTGCTGTGGGAGCGTGGCTATGCCGCGACGAGCCCGCGCGACGTGATGGCACGCGCCGGGGTCGGCCAGGGCAGCATGTACCACCACTTCAGCGGCAAGCACGCGCTGGCGGTCGAGGTGCTGTCGGCAGTCACGGGTGAGATGGCGGGCGAGTCCTCGGTCCTCGAGGGAGAAGGCTCCCCGCTGGAGCGGATCAAGAGCTACCTCTCGCGGCCGCGGCCGGGGACCCGGGGATGCCGGGTCGGCCGGATGACGCAGGACCCGCAGGTCGTCGCCGACCCGGAGCTCCTCGCGATCGTCGCGGACGCGTTCGACACGATGCTCGGCCGCTGGGAGCAGGCGATCGCGGCGGCGGTCACAGCCGGAGAACTCCCGGCGGACACAGTCCCCGCCGAGCTCGCCCGGACGCTGGCCGCGGTCCTCCAGGGCGGCTACGTACTCGCCCGCGCGAAGGGCGAGCAGGGACCGATGGACGCCGCCGTCCGCGGAGCCGTTCGTCTACTCGACGCCGCACACGCAGCCGCCGTCGCAGCCGACGCCGACGCCGACGAGCCCGGCGACTCCGGCCACTGA
- a CDS encoding pentapeptide repeat-containing protein: MEDPRHELRADCARCFALCCVVPAFAASADFAIDKPARTPCPHLEQDFRCGIHDQLRPRGFPGCTAFDCLGAGQQVAQVTFGGRDWRAHPDTAQPMFDAFVVMRQLQEFRWYLTEALALAEELALTGEPAAAETAQESEPSKRQWESVSATARALREELLEVYDRTERHTHADAGTLRQLDLDAHRSAVNPLLRRTSELVRAQSPASARRVGTADPAERREPGRGRGRGRRSRAAGPGRADTHRRRGDLRGAELPGADLLGADLRDADLRAADLRGGYLIGADLRGANLARADLIGADLRAADLRGAHLGEALFLTRTQLAAANGDSETEVPPWFTPPAHWLR; this comes from the coding sequence GTGGAGGATCCTCGCCACGAACTCCGTGCCGACTGCGCGCGCTGCTTCGCCCTGTGCTGCGTCGTGCCGGCGTTCGCGGCGTCGGCGGACTTCGCCATCGACAAGCCCGCCCGGACGCCCTGCCCCCACCTGGAGCAGGACTTCCGCTGCGGCATTCACGACCAGTTGCGGCCCCGGGGTTTCCCCGGCTGTACGGCGTTCGACTGCCTCGGCGCGGGCCAGCAGGTGGCGCAGGTGACTTTCGGCGGCCGTGACTGGCGTGCGCATCCGGACACCGCGCAGCCGATGTTCGATGCGTTCGTGGTGATGCGGCAGCTGCAGGAGTTCCGCTGGTATCTCACCGAGGCGCTCGCGCTGGCCGAGGAGCTTGCGCTGACCGGTGAGCCGGCGGCAGCCGAGACGGCCCAGGAGAGCGAACCGAGCAAGCGTCAGTGGGAGTCGGTCTCCGCCACGGCCCGCGCCCTGCGCGAGGAACTCCTCGAGGTGTACGACCGGACCGAACGCCACACCCACGCAGATGCCGGCACCCTGCGTCAACTCGACCTTGACGCACACCGGTCCGCTGTCAACCCGCTGCTGCGGCGTACCAGCGAACTCGTCCGGGCGCAGTCGCCGGCATCCGCACGCCGGGTGGGCACGGCCGATCCGGCGGAACGACGTGAGCCTGGGCGGGGTCGTGGGCGAGGCAGGCGTTCGCGTGCTGCCGGGCCGGGCCGGGCGGACACGCACCGACGTCGTGGGGACCTGCGCGGAGCCGAACTCCCCGGGGCGGACCTGCTGGGTGCGGATCTGCGAGACGCCGACCTACGCGCCGCGGACCTGCGCGGCGGCTACCTCATCGGTGCCGACCTGCGCGGGGCGAACCTCGCCCGGGCGGACCTGATCGGCGCCGATCTGCGGGCGGCCGACCTGCGCGGAGCGCATCTGGGCGAGGCGTTGTTCCTCACCCGCACCCAGCTCGCGGCGGCCAACGGCGACAGTGAAACCGAGGTGCCGCCGTGGTTCACTCCGCCTGCTCACTGGCTGCGCTGA
- a CDS encoding MFS transporter: MFAPYRGLLRQPGALRFSASGLLARLPISMVSLGLVILVSARTGSYGLAGVVSAAFVVLRAVCSPMQARLVDRHGQHRTLPAIAGLNGAALGGLVVAVEVDAPLVVPVVLAGVAGATSPSIGSYVRARWSHLLGRGPKLQTAFALEAVADELLFMIGPPVVTFLATGISPNAGLLVALACGLAGTLLLAALRDTEPPAHGRGGSGTAAAPLGWPALFPVVGASVGIGILFGAFDISVIALATQADARAWSGVLLGITATGSMLSAAVLGSRTLRKPPLTRFRIGAAAITAAMVPLPFVSHLGLLAPIVFFTGLTISPTMIASVARVEETVPVSRLSEGITWSTSALVGGIALGSAVAGRVIDGHGASAGFFVSLSAGVLATVVAWSGARRGAGTPPVGATGMGVAGADARAGG, from the coding sequence GTGTTCGCCCCCTATCGCGGTCTGCTTCGCCAACCCGGCGCCCTGAGGTTCTCGGCCAGCGGACTGCTCGCCCGGCTGCCGATCTCGATGGTGTCGCTGGGCCTGGTCATCCTGGTCTCGGCCAGAACCGGTTCGTACGGCCTGGCGGGCGTGGTGTCCGCGGCCTTCGTCGTGTTACGGGCCGTCTGCTCACCGATGCAGGCCCGCCTGGTCGACCGGCACGGCCAGCACCGGACCCTGCCCGCGATCGCGGGGCTGAACGGGGCCGCGCTGGGCGGGCTGGTGGTCGCGGTCGAGGTGGACGCGCCGCTCGTGGTGCCGGTCGTGCTGGCCGGGGTGGCAGGGGCGACCTCGCCGTCGATCGGCTCCTACGTCCGCGCGCGGTGGAGCCATCTGCTCGGGCGGGGGCCGAAGCTGCAGACCGCCTTCGCGCTGGAGGCGGTCGCCGACGAACTGCTGTTCATGATCGGGCCGCCGGTGGTGACGTTCCTCGCCACCGGGATCAGCCCGAACGCCGGTCTCCTGGTCGCCCTGGCCTGCGGCCTGGCCGGCACCTTGCTGCTGGCCGCGCTCCGCGACACCGAGCCGCCCGCCCACGGTCGCGGCGGAAGCGGTACGGCAGCGGCGCCGCTGGGCTGGCCGGCGTTGTTCCCCGTGGTCGGGGCGAGCGTGGGGATCGGCATCCTCTTCGGCGCGTTCGACATCTCTGTCATCGCCCTGGCCACCCAGGCCGACGCCCGGGCGTGGTCCGGTGTCCTGCTCGGCATCACCGCGACGGGTTCGATGCTCTCCGCGGCGGTCCTCGGCAGCCGGACCCTGCGCAAGCCGCCGTTGACACGGTTCCGGATCGGCGCGGCGGCCATCACCGCGGCGATGGTGCCGTTGCCGTTCGTCTCGCACCTGGGACTGCTGGCGCCGATCGTGTTCTTCACCGGGCTGACGATCTCGCCGACGATGATCGCGAGTGTCGCGCGGGTCGAGGAGACCGTTCCCGTCAGCCGGCTCAGTGAGGGCATCACCTGGTCCACGAGCGCGCTGGTCGGCGGGATCGCCCTCGGCAGCGCCGTCGCCGGGCGGGTGATCGACGGCCACGGGGCGAGCGCCGGGTTCTTCGTGTCGCTGTCCGCGGGCGTACTCGCGACGGTCGTCGCCTGGTCCGGTGCCCGGCGCGGCGCGGGTACGCCGCCGGTCGGCGCGACCGGGATGGGCGTGGCCGGGGCCGACGCGCGGGCCGGAGGGTAG